In the Vitis vinifera cultivar Pinot Noir 40024 chromosome 2, ASM3070453v1 genome, one interval contains:
- the LOC100241359 gene encoding bifunctional nitrilase/nitrile hydratase NIT4B — translation TLCKESSNKRETKKHTISAMSSTVRATVVQASSIFYDTPATLDKAERFLKEAAALGSQLVVFPEAFIGGYPRGYNFADQSPRGKESFRKYHASAINVPGPEADRLASMAAKYKVYLVTGVVERDGYTLYSTVLFFDPEGNYLGKHRKLMPTYWERLFWGFGDCSTTPVYDTPYGKLGSVICWENRMPLFRTAMYGKGIEIYCAPTADSGDTWVATMRHVAIEGGCYVLSPIQFCRRKDYPPPPEYLYSPTEEDVTPDSIVWAGGSVIISPHGEILAGPNYEGEGLFTADLDVRGEIPKAKFQFDVVGHYSRADVLSLTVNNRPLLPVTFTSSPSKIKDNEEMDECKDI, via the exons ACGTTGTGTAAGGAATCCTCAAACAAAAGGGAAACGAAAAAGCATACGATTTCTGCAATGTCTTCAACTGTTAGAGCCACCGTTGTTCAAGCTTCTAGTATCTTTTATGATACTCCTGCCACTCTAG ATAAGGCTGAGAGGTTTTTGAAAGAAGCAGCTGCACTAGGATCCCAACTGGTTGTGTTTCCTGAAGCATTTATCGGTGGGTATCCCCGGGGATACAACTTTGCCGACCAGTCGCCAAGAGGGAAAGAAAGTTTCCGCAAGTACCATGCTTCTGCCATTAATGTGCCGG GACCTGAAGCGGATAGATTGGCATCAATGGCTGCGAAATACAAAGTCTACTTAGTGACAGGCGTTGTTGAGAGAGATGGATACACATTGTATTCCACAGTTCTCTTCTTTGATCCTGAAGGTAATTACCTTGGAAAACATAGGAAACTCATGCCAACATATTGGGAGCGGCTGTTCTGGGGTTTCGGAGATTGCTCGACAACTCCAGTTTATGACACTCCATATGGAAAACTTGGTTCGGTCATTTGTTGGGAAAATAGAATGCCACTTTTCAGGACAGCAATGTATGGCAAAG GTATTGAGATATATTGTGCTCCTACTGCCGATTCCGGGGATACATGGGTAGCTACAATGAGACACGTCGCTATTGAGGGTGGATGCTATGTTCTTTCACCCATCCAGTTCTGTCGGAGGAAAGATTACCCACCTCCACCTGAGTATCTTTACAGTCCTACAGAAGAAGATGTCACTCCAGATTCTATTGTTTGGGCTGGAGGTAGTGTCATCATTTCGCCCCATGGCGAAATTCTAGCAGGACCGAATTATGAAGGAGAAGGCCTCTTCACAGCTGATCTTG ATGTTCGTGGAGAGATTCCTAAAGCAAAGTTCCAGTTCGATGTGGTAGGACATTATTCGAGAGCTGATGTGCTAAGCCTCACTGTGAACAATCGTCCACTGCTTCCTGTTACTTTCACATCCTCACCATCTAAAATCAAAGACAATGAGGAGATGGATGAATGCAAAGATATATAA